From the Candidatus Falkowbacteria bacterium genome, one window contains:
- the atpD gene encoding F0F1 ATP synthase subunit beta, which yields MTTHKQHQGSVKQVIGVVVDVEFSAGVPELNSALTVKNNDELLTLEVAQHLGTNTVRTVAMGTTDGLKRGDLVTDTGAPISVPVGAKTLGRIFNVLGEVIDGGEDVVTEKKYPIHRDAPAFVDQSTKVEILETGIKVIDLICPILKGGKVGLFGGAGVGKTVVIQELINNIAKAHGGVSVFAGVGERTREGNDLYHEMKDAKVIDKLAMVFGQMNEPPGSRARVALTGLCMAEYFRDEQKQDVLLFIDNIFRFTQAGAEVSALLGRLPSAVGYQPTLATEMGKLQERITSTKDGSITSIQAVYVPADDLTDPAPATTFAHLDSTVVLSRALTELGIYPAVDPLDSSSTILDPKIVGDEHYRVARGVQRILQRYKDLQDIIAILGMEELSPEDKLIVARARKIQRFLSQPFSVAETFTGRPGKYVSLADTVRGFAEILDGQHDDKTENDFYMRGVVEEVGTDK from the coding sequence ATGACAACACATAAACAACATCAAGGTTCTGTTAAACAAGTTATCGGTGTAGTTGTTGACGTTGAATTTAGTGCTGGCGTGCCTGAATTAAATTCAGCTTTGACTGTAAAAAATAATGATGAGCTTTTAACTTTAGAAGTTGCTCAGCATTTGGGAACTAATACAGTTAGGACCGTCGCCATGGGAACAACCGATGGCTTAAAGCGTGGCGATTTAGTAACTGATACCGGCGCTCCGATTAGCGTTCCAGTTGGTGCAAAAACTTTAGGTAGAATTTTCAATGTTCTAGGTGAAGTTATTGATGGCGGAGAAGACGTTGTAACTGAAAAGAAATATCCAATTCACCGTGACGCTCCAGCCTTCGTTGATCAATCTACAAAAGTTGAAATTCTAGAAACTGGTATTAAAGTTATTGACTTGATTTGCCCAATTCTAAAAGGTGGTAAAGTCGGATTATTCGGTGGAGCTGGTGTTGGTAAAACCGTTGTTATCCAAGAGTTGATTAACAACATTGCTAAAGCTCACGGCGGTGTGTCAGTCTTTGCTGGTGTCGGAGAAAGAACTCGTGAAGGTAATGACTTATATCATGAAATGAAAGACGCTAAAGTTATCGACAAACTAGCGATGGTGTTCGGACAAATGAATGAACCACCTGGGTCTCGTGCTCGCGTGGCCTTGACTGGTTTATGTATGGCTGAATATTTCCGTGACGAACAAAAGCAAGACGTTTTGTTGTTTATCGATAACATTTTCCGCTTCACTCAAGCCGGTGCTGAAGTTTCAGCTTTGCTTGGACGTTTGCCATCAGCTGTCGGTTACCAACCAACGCTGGCTACTGAAATGGGTAAGCTACAAGAAAGAATTACTTCAACCAAAGATGGATCCATTACTTCTATTCAAGCGGTTTATGTTCCAGCTGACGACTTAACAGACCCAGCCCCTGCTACAACCTTCGCTCACCTTGACTCAACTGTCGTTTTGTCACGTGCTTTAACTGAATTAGGTATTTATCCAGCGGTTGACCCATTGGATTCTTCTTCCACTATTTTGGATCCTAAAATTGTTGGTGATGAACATTATCGCGTAGCTCGCGGCGTGCAAAGAATTTTGCAGCGCTATAAAGATTTGCAAGATATTATCGCCATTCTCGGTATGGAAGAATTATCTCCTGAAGATAAATTGATTGTTGCTCGTGCCCGTAAGATTCAGCGTTTCCTATCACAGCCATTTTCTGTGGCCGAAACCTTTACAGGGCGACCTGGTAAATATGTTTCATTAGCCGATACTGTTCGCGGCTTTGCTGAAATTTTAGATGGTCAACATGATGATAAGACTGAAAATGATTTCTATATGAGAGGAGTCGTTGAAGAAGTCGGAACAGATAAATAA
- the atpG gene encoding ATP synthase F1 subunit gamma yields MANTKDIQRRIKSVANTKKITRAMEMVAAAKMRKAVEGTLATRTYANLSWETLLNLTQGAAHVATHPLLVSRKEIKRQAIVAITSNRGLCGGFNASIVSAVRELAADKNVITDVILVGKKGESLGDTCEIVAQFPYPETGLSAAAVSPIISFVSNGFLTGQYDRVFVAYTDFINAVKQIPRVRQILPVMTDTADNNLGIIQTEDHIGLSKEMAKDKSAKHSHRSGFSFEYVFEPAPEIVLQAVVPRLLEVQLYQALLESVASEHSARMSAMHQATQAASDLGTELTLFYNKARQAAITGEIAEITAGVAALE; encoded by the coding sequence ATGGCCAACACTAAGGACATACAACGACGCATAAAATCAGTCGCAAATACAAAAAAAATTACTCGCGCCATGGAAATGGTAGCGGCTGCTAAGATGCGCAAAGCCGTTGAAGGAACTTTGGCTACTAGAACTTATGCAAACTTGAGCTGGGAAACTTTGCTTAATTTAACTCAAGGTGCCGCTCATGTTGCAACTCATCCTTTATTGGTTAGTCGTAAAGAAATAAAACGTCAAGCAATTGTAGCTATAACTTCTAATCGCGGTTTATGTGGTGGGTTTAATGCTTCAATTGTTTCAGCGGTTCGTGAATTAGCGGCAGATAAAAATGTTATTACTGATGTTATTTTAGTTGGTAAGAAAGGGGAATCTTTGGGCGACACTTGTGAAATCGTGGCTCAATTTCCTTATCCAGAAACCGGCTTAAGCGCCGCGGCTGTCTCGCCAATTATTAGTTTTGTAAGTAATGGTTTTTTAACCGGTCAATACGACAGAGTTTTTGTAGCTTATACAGATTTTATTAACGCTGTTAAACAAATCCCTCGCGTCCGTCAGATTTTACCGGTTATGACAGATACGGCTGATAATAATCTAGGCATTATTCAAACCGAAGATCATATTGGTCTTAGTAAAGAGATGGCTAAGGATAAGTCAGCTAAGCATAGTCACCGTTCTGGTTTTAGTTTTGAATATGTTTTTGAACCAGCTCCAGAAATAGTTTTGCAAGCCGTTGTACCACGCTTATTAGAAGTGCAGCTTTATCAAGCTTTATTAGAATCAGTTGCTTCAGAACACAGTGCTCGTATGTCAGCCATGCACCAAGCAACTCAAGCTGCTTCAGATTTAGGAACGGAATTAACTTTATTTTATAACAAAGCCAGGCAGGCTGCTATTACCGGCGAAATTGCTGAAATTACAGCTGGCGTTGCCGCTTTAGAATAA